A window from Hemicordylus capensis ecotype Gifberg chromosome 2, rHemCap1.1.pri, whole genome shotgun sequence encodes these proteins:
- the MLF2 gene encoding myeloid leukemia factor 2 isoform X2 encodes MRAEGPLLFTRAHCSFDKYWQLLPWSGRGHPLPSQRNEAEAVPRATISLASKEPRDFLPGLKSSTSWTYLSVYSAHSLHFAKPLPRTARSSLEIKAKCKQTSSCTKAHSALEGIMFRFMRDGEPEDPMFVMDPLAIHHQHVNRVLSGGFGYTPFLSIGNGTVPGTRQASRRMQAGGFMDMFGMMNDMIGNMEHMTSSTNCQTFTSSTVISYSNLGDAPKVYQETSETRSAPGGIRETRRTVRDSDSGLEQMSIGHHIRERAHIMQRSRNHRTGDQEERQDYINLDESDAAAFDDEWRRETSRFRTQRGLDYRRHEGSNGRRAEGTRLAIQGPEESPTRQSRRYDW; translated from the exons ATGAGGGCGGAAGGACCTCTGCTGTTCACACGGGCGCACTGCAGCTTCGACAAGTACTGGCAACTCCTGCCATGGTCAGGAAGAGGGCATCCTCTCCCCAGTCAAAGGAATGAAGCCGAAGCTGTACCGCGGGCTACCATTTCCTTAGCATCAAAAGAACCTCGAGATTTTCTCCCAGGATTAAAATCCTCCACCTCGTGGACGTATTTATCTGTCTATAGCGCACACTCACTACATTTCGCCAAGCCCCTACCGAGGACGGCACGCTCTTCTCTTGAGATTAAAGCGAAGTGTAAACAAACGTCCTCCTGCACAAAAG CCCACTCTGCACTTGAGGGAATTATGTTCCGGTTCATGAGAGATGGAGAACCAGAGGATCCAATGTTTGTGAT ggACCCTCTTGCCATTCATCATCAGCACGTGAACCGTGTGCTCTCAGGTGGCTTTGGTTACACCCCCTTCCTCAGCATTGGCAATGGCACCGTACCTGGAACTCGCCAGGCTAGCCGAAGAATGCAG GCAGGTGGTTTTATGGACATGTTTGGCATGATGAATGACATGATTGGGAACATG GAACACATGACAAGTAGCACCAACTGCCAGACGTTTACCTCCTCAACTGTCATATCCTACTCAAACCTGGGGGATGCCCCCAAAGTCTATCAGGAGACCTCAGAGACGCGCTCTGCACCTGGCGGG ATCCGGGAAACAAGACGAACAGTGCGAGACTCGGACAGTGGCCTGGAACAGATGTCAATTGGGCACCACATCCGGGAACGTGCACACATCATGCAGCGTTCACGCAATCACCGCACGGGTGACCAGGAGGAGAGGCAAGACTACATCAACCTGGACGAGA GTGATGCAGCTGCATTCGATGATGAGTGGAGGCGAGAGACATCCCGCTTCCGGACGCAGAGAGGGCTGGATTACCGGCGTCACGAGGGGAGCAATGGCCGTAGGGCTGAGGGGACTCGTCTTGCTATTCAGGGACCCGAGGAGTCTCCAACCAGACAGTCGCGCCGGTACGACTGGTGA
- the MLF2 gene encoding myeloid leukemia factor 2 isoform X1, with protein sequence MRAEGPLLFTRAHCSFDKYWQLLPWSGRGHPLPSQRNEAEAVPRATISLASKEPRDFLPGLKSSTSWTYLSVYSAHSLHFAKPLPRTARSSLEIKAKCKQTSSCTKAHSALEGIMFRFMRDGEPEDPMFVMDPLAIHHQHVNRVLSGGFGYTPFLSIGNGTVPGTRQASRRMQAGTVSPFGMLGMAGGFMDMFGMMNDMIGNMEHMTSSTNCQTFTSSTVISYSNLGDAPKVYQETSETRSAPGGIRETRRTVRDSDSGLEQMSIGHHIRERAHIMQRSRNHRTGDQEERQDYINLDESDAAAFDDEWRRETSRFRTQRGLDYRRHEGSNGRRAEGTRLAIQGPEESPTRQSRRYDW encoded by the exons ATGAGGGCGGAAGGACCTCTGCTGTTCACACGGGCGCACTGCAGCTTCGACAAGTACTGGCAACTCCTGCCATGGTCAGGAAGAGGGCATCCTCTCCCCAGTCAAAGGAATGAAGCCGAAGCTGTACCGCGGGCTACCATTTCCTTAGCATCAAAAGAACCTCGAGATTTTCTCCCAGGATTAAAATCCTCCACCTCGTGGACGTATTTATCTGTCTATAGCGCACACTCACTACATTTCGCCAAGCCCCTACCGAGGACGGCACGCTCTTCTCTTGAGATTAAAGCGAAGTGTAAACAAACGTCCTCCTGCACAAAAG CCCACTCTGCACTTGAGGGAATTATGTTCCGGTTCATGAGAGATGGAGAACCAGAGGATCCAATGTTTGTGAT ggACCCTCTTGCCATTCATCATCAGCACGTGAACCGTGTGCTCTCAGGTGGCTTTGGTTACACCCCCTTCCTCAGCATTGGCAATGGCACCGTACCTGGAACTCGCCAGGCTAGCCGAAGAATGCAG GCAGGAACTGTTTCACCCTTTGGGATGCTAGGAATG GCAGGTGGTTTTATGGACATGTTTGGCATGATGAATGACATGATTGGGAACATG GAACACATGACAAGTAGCACCAACTGCCAGACGTTTACCTCCTCAACTGTCATATCCTACTCAAACCTGGGGGATGCCCCCAAAGTCTATCAGGAGACCTCAGAGACGCGCTCTGCACCTGGCGGG ATCCGGGAAACAAGACGAACAGTGCGAGACTCGGACAGTGGCCTGGAACAGATGTCAATTGGGCACCACATCCGGGAACGTGCACACATCATGCAGCGTTCACGCAATCACCGCACGGGTGACCAGGAGGAGAGGCAAGACTACATCAACCTGGACGAGA GTGATGCAGCTGCATTCGATGATGAGTGGAGGCGAGAGACATCCCGCTTCCGGACGCAGAGAGGGCTGGATTACCGGCGTCACGAGGGGAGCAATGGCCGTAGGGCTGAGGGGACTCGTCTTGCTATTCAGGGACCCGAGGAGTCTCCAACCAGACAGTCGCGCCGGTACGACTGGTGA
- the MLF2 gene encoding myeloid leukemia factor 2 isoform X4, with protein sequence MHVPERKMLVWERSWAMQQAREGGGRGPGERGLCRLETAGQAAHSALEGIMFRFMRDGEPEDPMFVMDPLAIHHQHVNRVLSGGFGYTPFLSIGNGTVPGTRQASRRMQAGTVSPFGMLGMAGGFMDMFGMMNDMIGNMEHMTSSTNCQTFTSSTVISYSNLGDAPKVYQETSETRSAPGGIRETRRTVRDSDSGLEQMSIGHHIRERAHIMQRSRNHRTGDQEERQDYINLDESDAAAFDDEWRRETSRFRTQRGLDYRRHEGSNGRRAEGTRLAIQGPEESPTRQSRRYDW encoded by the exons ATGCACGTCCCGGAAAGGAAGATGCTGGTTTGGGAGAGAAGTTGGGCGATGCAGCAGGCCCGGGAGGGAGGCGGACGCGGGCCGGGAGAAAGAGGGTTGTGTAGACTAGAGACTGCCGGGCAAGCAG CCCACTCTGCACTTGAGGGAATTATGTTCCGGTTCATGAGAGATGGAGAACCAGAGGATCCAATGTTTGTGAT ggACCCTCTTGCCATTCATCATCAGCACGTGAACCGTGTGCTCTCAGGTGGCTTTGGTTACACCCCCTTCCTCAGCATTGGCAATGGCACCGTACCTGGAACTCGCCAGGCTAGCCGAAGAATGCAG GCAGGAACTGTTTCACCCTTTGGGATGCTAGGAATG GCAGGTGGTTTTATGGACATGTTTGGCATGATGAATGACATGATTGGGAACATG GAACACATGACAAGTAGCACCAACTGCCAGACGTTTACCTCCTCAACTGTCATATCCTACTCAAACCTGGGGGATGCCCCCAAAGTCTATCAGGAGACCTCAGAGACGCGCTCTGCACCTGGCGGG ATCCGGGAAACAAGACGAACAGTGCGAGACTCGGACAGTGGCCTGGAACAGATGTCAATTGGGCACCACATCCGGGAACGTGCACACATCATGCAGCGTTCACGCAATCACCGCACGGGTGACCAGGAGGAGAGGCAAGACTACATCAACCTGGACGAGA GTGATGCAGCTGCATTCGATGATGAGTGGAGGCGAGAGACATCCCGCTTCCGGACGCAGAGAGGGCTGGATTACCGGCGTCACGAGGGGAGCAATGGCCGTAGGGCTGAGGGGACTCGTCTTGCTATTCAGGGACCCGAGGAGTCTCCAACCAGACAGTCGCGCCGGTACGACTGGTGA
- the MLF2 gene encoding myeloid leukemia factor 2 isoform X3, with amino-acid sequence MFRFMRDGEPEDPMFVMDPLAIHHQHVNRVLSGGFGYTPFLSIGNGTVPGTRQASRRMQAGTVSPFGMLGMAGGFMDMFGMMNDMIGNMEHMTSSTNCQTFTSSTVISYSNLGDAPKVYQETSETRSAPGGIRETRRTVRDSDSGLEQMSIGHHIRERAHIMQRSRNHRTGDQEERQDYINLDESDAAAFDDEWRRETSRFRTQRGLDYRRHEGSNGRRAEGTRLAIQGPEESPTRQSRRYDW; translated from the exons ATGTTCCGGTTCATGAGAGATGGAGAACCAGAGGATCCAATGTTTGTGAT ggACCCTCTTGCCATTCATCATCAGCACGTGAACCGTGTGCTCTCAGGTGGCTTTGGTTACACCCCCTTCCTCAGCATTGGCAATGGCACCGTACCTGGAACTCGCCAGGCTAGCCGAAGAATGCAG GCAGGAACTGTTTCACCCTTTGGGATGCTAGGAATG GCAGGTGGTTTTATGGACATGTTTGGCATGATGAATGACATGATTGGGAACATG GAACACATGACAAGTAGCACCAACTGCCAGACGTTTACCTCCTCAACTGTCATATCCTACTCAAACCTGGGGGATGCCCCCAAAGTCTATCAGGAGACCTCAGAGACGCGCTCTGCACCTGGCGGG ATCCGGGAAACAAGACGAACAGTGCGAGACTCGGACAGTGGCCTGGAACAGATGTCAATTGGGCACCACATCCGGGAACGTGCACACATCATGCAGCGTTCACGCAATCACCGCACGGGTGACCAGGAGGAGAGGCAAGACTACATCAACCTGGACGAGA GTGATGCAGCTGCATTCGATGATGAGTGGAGGCGAGAGACATCCCGCTTCCGGACGCAGAGAGGGCTGGATTACCGGCGTCACGAGGGGAGCAATGGCCGTAGGGCTGAGGGGACTCGTCTTGCTATTCAGGGACCCGAGGAGTCTCCAACCAGACAGTCGCGCCGGTACGACTGGTGA
- the LOC128342835 gene encoding transcription factor HES-2-like isoform X2, producing the protein MIKSVKPLIEKRRRARINASLEQLRKLLQQTPDQQNTRVLSRLEKAEILEMTVEQLHRLKQQAAAVSPSQDSRDFAAGYRHCINTVSSFLSSAGSSLSQDIKSRILQQLEETPGAKPSIAPALFSRVWQPPKTDSFSFSESSFSWASHSLPPPMPARPPPPHSDFHTITVESSSRPPPASTLPVCWTQQTSPTTTSTTLMWRPW; encoded by the exons TCTGTCAAGCCACTGATTGAGAAACGCCGGAGGGCACGCATCAATGCCAGCCTGGAACAGTTGAGGAAGCTACTTCAGCAGACCCCAGATCAACAG AACACTAGAGTTTTGTCACGGCTGGAGAAAGCGGAGATTCTGGAGATGACCGTAGAGCAGCTCCacaggctgaagcagcaag ctgctgccgTTTCTCCTTCTCAAGACAGCCGGGATTTTGCTGCTGGTTACCGCCACTGCATCAATACTGTCAGCAGCTTCCTGAGTTCAGCTGGCTCCTCTTTGAGTCAGGATATCAAGTCTCGGATCCTGCAGCAGTTGGAAGAAACTCCAGGAGCCAAGCCTTCCATTGCACCAGCTCTATTTTCCAGAGTCTGGCAACCACCCAAAACAGACTCTTTCTCCTTCTCGGAGTCTTCCTTTTCATGGGCATCTCATTCTCTGCCTCCTCCAATGCCTGcacggcctcctcctcctcattcagACTTCCACACTATTACTGTGGAGTCTTCATCACGTCCCCCTCCAGCATCTACATTACCTGTGTGTTGGACTCAGCAAACCTCCCCCACTACTACCAGCACCACCCTTATGTGGAGACCTTGGTGA